A window of Candidatus Angelobacter sp. genomic DNA:
GCGGGAAACAGATCCACCAGCCAGTGTTTCAGCAGCACGAAGCATTGATCCATCAAATCAGTCATACGCTCAACGGCGACCGGCCCCCCTGGTTCGTCCCCTGACCGCAAGAACGAAAATCCGGCACCCACCGCGCCCGTCGTGGTCAACACTGAAGCAATTCACCGGCAGGTCGGCGTCGTTGGAGGCGTCGGCAGATGTCGGTGATGGAGTCATTCGATCAGGTCTTCGGACCGGGGGCAGGCTGGGTGGTGGGCGCGGCCGTTGCCTTCGCAGCAGCGACCCTGGCTTTGGCTTCGGCGTCCGCCTTTGCTTTCGCCTCCGCCTTGATTTTTTCTGCGGCGAGCCGGGCGTCCACTTCCGCCGCTTCGGAAGGATGAATCTTGCGGTAGTGCTCGTTCGGCCTGGCGAGTCGATGCTTGTCCAGCAGCAACCCGCCGAATCGATCCGTGTTGCTCAGCTCGAAATCCGTGTCCATCTTGATCGCCTCGAACGGACAAACCTCGACGCAAATCTGGCAGCTCATGCAAACCGACACGTCGATGTCGAACACGGCCGGATAAAACTGCGGTTTGCCGACGTAGTCCGGCTTCTTGTCCCTGCTCTTTTCGATGTAGATGCACTGGGGCGGACATTCCTTCTCGCAGATCTGGCACGCGACGCAACGGAGGCCGGCGTGCGGATCGTCGCCGTCGAACACGAGGAACGGAAAATTGCGCGCCGCCGCGCTGGCCGGCACACGCTCCTCGGGATATTGCACCGTCGTCAGCCGGTCTTCCTCGACATAACTGCCGGCAAAATTCCGCGCCGTCTCCACCAGACCTTTGATGATGCCTTCGCCAAACATGAAATCAGGTTAACAAGGTTTTCATAAGGAAGCCAAGAAAGCAGGAGAATTTCATTCGACAATCACCCGCTTGGCTTCGAGTTTCATTTTGGCAAAAATCAATAGCGGGCCGTGTTTTCGTTTTGCGACGCGGAGTTGAGACTTTACGACGGCAAAATGGATGTCCAGCAACTCACTGATCGCTTTCAAATCGACCACAATTTCCCGTTCTACAAACAAATCGAGCCGGTCCTTGCCAATCTCCGCTTTTGCATCGTAAAGGACGGGCATTTCGCGTTGTTGCTCGAATCGGAGGCCACGTTTATGCGATTCAAACACCAAAGCATTTTCATAAATTGACTCAATAAATCCCGCCCTAACTGCCGATTCACTTCGATTGCCGCTCCGATTATTTTCCCTGTCAACTCTTCTTGTTCCAAGGCCATTTTCGGCTTCCTGTCTTCCTGGTTTCCTTATTCACAATTACCGATCCACCTCCCCCAGCACGATGTCCACGCTGCCGAGAATCACCACCACGTCCGCAACGATGTGACCGAGGCACATGTCCTCGAGGATCGTCAGGTTGATCAGGCTCGGTGGCCGGACGCGGTAGCGATACGGGTTCGGGCTGCCGTCGCTGATCAGGTAAAAGCCAAGCTCGCCTTTCGGGGCCTCGATGCGTCCGTAGGCTTCGCCGGGTTTTGGCCGGAAGCCGCGGATTTTTACTTTCGGGTCCATGATCGGGCCGGGAGGAATATCGTCCAGCGCCGCTCGTAGAATCTTGAGCGACTCGCGCATTTCAAGCAGCCGGATCATGTAGCGGTCGAAAGTGTCCCCCTGCTCGCCGAGCGGGACGCGGAACGAGAACCGGTCGTAGATGCCGTACTTGTCCACCTTCCGAATGTCGTAGTTGACGCCGCTGGCGCGCAGCATCGGGCCGGTGACGCTGGAGTTGACGGCCAGCTCGCGCGGCAACACGCCGACGCCCTGCGTGCGCGCGAGGAGGATTTCGTTTTCCGAAAGCAGCCGCTCGAACTCGTCAAGGAATCGCGGGTACTCGTCGGCCACCTGCCGCGCCCCTTCGATCCAGCCCGGCGGCAAATCGCAGCGGCAGCCGCCGAAGCGCATGTAATTGCACATCATCCGCGCGCCGGTGAGCGACTCGAAGAGATCGAGAATTTTCTCCCGCTCACGAAATGCGTACATGAGCGGCGTGCCGGACGCGCCCATGTCCTGCATCAAAAAACCGACGAGGCAGGTGTGGTTTTGCAGGCGCGTCAGCTCCGCGGTGATGACTCGAATGTATTCCGCGCGTTCAGGAGGCTGCAGACCGGCCAGCTTTTCCACCGCCATCGCGTAGGCCCAGTTGTTGGTCAGCGAGCAGAAATAATCCAGACGGTCGGTGTAGGGCATGGAACCGAGGTAACTGGTGTTCTCGGCGATTTTTTCGTGGTTGCGGTGCAGATAACCAAACACCGGTTTGAGCTTCACCACGCGTTCGCCGTCGAGCACGACGTTCATGCGAAACACGCCGTGGGTCGAAGGATGCTGCGGCCCCATCGAGACCTCGAGCAGATCGCCCTCAACGGCGCCGTCGCACGAATCCTTCGGCAGCAATTCGTAATTCTTCGGCGGAGTTTCGACCGCAAGGCTCATGTCGTCGCACCCTCCGGATGATGGCGCTTCGTCTTCTCCAGCACCTCATCATGCGGGGTGGGTTCGTATTCGTAGTCGTCCGGCTCGACGTAATCCTTCCGCATCGGATGATCTTTGTATTCATCCCACATCAGGATGCGGCGCAAATCCGGATGGCCGCCGAAGATGATGCCAAAGAGATCGAAGATTTCACGTTCCTGAAATTCCGCGCCGCGCCAGATGGGCGTAAGCGACGGTAAATGATTTTTGTCGGTGCGATTTTCGGTGCGCAGCCGAAGGATGACGGGCCCGTGCTTCAACTCCATAGAATAGAGGTGATAAACCGCCTCGAGAAAGCCGGGCCGGATGGTCTTCTTCACTTCCTCGACTTCCTTCTCCACGCCATCCACGACCTTTTTCACTTTGACCTTCTCGGATGTCTCGGCGTCGGGCCAGTCCACTCCGGTGACATTTGAGCAGTAATCGAATTGAAGCTGCGGATCCCCTCGAAGGAACCCGGCAATGGCAACCGCGTGGTCATTGTCCACCAGCAACGAATGCTGTGCGCTCGGGCTGTCGTTGCGGACGATTTCGATCCGCGCGCCTGATACGGCGGATTCAATGCGCGATTTGATTTGATCGAGATTTTCCACAAAAAACCATGAGGAAGCAGGGAGTCCGTGCTTCCGTCATTCAACCTTCATCCCCTCGCCAGCTCCGGCGGTCGCCACACATCCGGATTCTTCGGCGGCACCAGATCGTGTTCGCCAAACTGCGGCACGGGAAACTCGCTCGGCGCACTCGCGTCGAGATGTCGCGGACGCCCGTCGCCGGTCAACTTCTGGCCGTCGATTTTCTTTTGCAGTGTCATGAACGCGTGAATGAGCGCCTCGGGCCTGGGCGGGCAACCGGGAATGTGCACGTCCACCGGAATGTAACGGTCAATGCCCTTGAGCACGTTGTAGCCCTGCTTGAACGGTCCGCCGGAGATCGCGCACGCGCCCATCGCGATGACGTATTTCGGCTCCGGCATCTGGTTGTAGAGGCGGACAACCTGCGGCGCCATTTTCTTGGTGACGGTGCCGGCGACGATCATCAGGTCAGCCTGGCGCGGTGAGGGCCGAAACACCTCCGCGCCAAAACGCGCCAGATCGTAGCGCGCCATCGTGGTGGCGATCATCTCGATGGCACAACAGGCCAGGCCAAACTGGAGCGGCCAGACCGAATTCTTGCGGCCCCAGTTGTAAAGCTCCTCCAAGGTCGTCGTAAAGACGCCCTGCTTCTGCAATTCGCTGCGCAGTCCTTCGTCCATTTGCAAAACGCAGACTCAAGTCCGCGGTCACGATGTCATTTCCACGTCAACACGCCCTTCCGCCAAGCCCAAACCAGCCCTTCGACCAACAGCAGAAGGAAAATCATCATGGCGACGAACGCGCCCACCGAAAGGGTTTTGAACGCAACGGCGAACGGCAGAAGGAAAATGGTCTCGACGTCGAAGATCAGGAAGACGATGGCGTAAAGGTAATACTCGGACTTGAACTGCACCCAGGCGTCGCCTTTGGATTCCAGTCCGCACTCATAGATGGCGTTCTTGTCCGCACCCGGCTTTTGCGGGGAAAACTTCTTCGCCCACAAACGGGCCAGGCCCAGCGGCACCAGCGCAAACAGAACCGCGGCGACGGCAAAGACCGCGACCAGCAGATAAGGGCTGTATTCAACGGTGTTCATCGCGTCGCGCTAGCTTGTTACTTTTTTCACAAGCTACCGTATCGGTTGACAATCCAAGCGTCAAGGAATGGCCGCGATTCTGGCCGGGAAATCAGAAGCGCTTGTTTGGAATCAACATGCGCTAATCTGGGCGCGCGCTTAATTGGAGGCGGGCCGGTGGCGATTCAAACCGACCGAATGCGCGATGTCGTCGAACTCTTCGTGGCTCACCTCGTGCAGATCCTTCCCTTTGGCCTTGAGCTTCTCGTTGATCTTGACCGCCTTTTCGGTCATCTCCTCGTGCGTCTCCTTGCTGCCGCCGACGAGGGCGAAGTTCGGGCCGGTCGTCACGCGCTTGTGGCCGTCGGAATCCAGACCGACGCCGAGAAGCAGAGCCTTCCGCTTTTTCTTTTTGGAAGGGTGCGACATGGATGGAGGTTAGTTGTCGAAGCCGGGAATTCAAGAAGCAAAGCAACCCAGCGCGGCGTCGGCCTATGGCGCCGTCAACGACTGGCCGTTGTGCTTCGGCCCCAGACCCAGCAGAAAGGGGACGGCCTTTTTCGCCCACCGGTCCGCGGTCGGGTACGCGGAGGCCGAACCGCCGAAGCAGCTTTGCAGCATGTCCGTGTTGATGATGCCGGGGTTCAGCGGAATCGCCGCCATGCCCGCCGGCAATTCCTGCGCGAGCGCCTGCGTGAGACCTTCAATCGCCCACTTCGTCGCGCAATAGGGCGCCACCTCGGCATCCGTCGAACGGCCCCAACCGGAACTGAAGTTCACGATCACCCCCTCGCCGCGTTTGATCATCGCCGGAATAAAATGGCGGATGACATTCACCACGCCTTTGATGTTCACGTCAATGACACGGTCAAACTCCCCGGCCGGCACGCGCCAAAGAGCCGCGTTGCGATTGATGAGCGCGGCATTGTTGATCAGTAAATCGGGCGCTCCGGCGGAACCGACCGTGCCGGCGGCCCACACATCCATATCGCTGTCCGACACCACGTCGAGCACGGAAAACCCGTGTGGTGGCCCAAATTTGTCGTTGAGTTCCTGTATCGTCTGTTCCGAACGTCCACATCCAAAGACCGTATGACCCAGTCGGATAAATTCCTCCGCCATCGCGCGCCCCAGTCCGCGGGTAACGCCGGTGATGACGACCTTTTTCATTGACGGTTCCGCCATCGTTTCAGGCGCCAGTAAAACATCCCGAAAAAAATCGCGCCGCAGGCGTTGACCCCCATCGTGTAACCCAGTTTGTAGAACACCCCGTTGTTGTTCTTCTCCGCGTAAATCGCGACGTCGTGGCCGATGAGCAGGTTCGGCATGGACGCGGGCATGAGCGCGCCCTGAACGAGCCCGCGGACGAATCCCGCCGGGCGGCTGCTATGCTCCAACTGGCGCGCGACGCGGTTGAGCACCCAGCCGATGGCGAAGGCGAGCAGGATGATAAAGGCGAGGCGCGTTACCAGATTCGCGCGTCGATGCGCCGGCGCGGAACCATTGGCTGTGGCTGGAGGCATCGGCGAAGCATGTTTTTGACTCCTGCCGTCGGGCAAGAAGATTTTTGCGCTACGCCTGTTTTTCCAGCGGCTTGTCGAGCACGCGCGTTTTGTGCCAGCCACGCGTCTGCCACCACCAGCGAAACCACCGATGCGTGTCGCGCACCGGCCGGATTTTGCTTTGTTCGTTCCGGTAAATCACCCGCACCGGGACAAACTCGACCGCATGGCCCGCGGCGATGAATTTGCACAACAACTCCGATTCGATTTCGAAATGGTCGGCCCGCAAATGAACCTGCGCCCAGGCATCAAGCCGCATCAGACGAAAACCACATTGGGTGTCCGGCAACCCCTGCCCCGTCAGTCTCGAAATCCGTTCGCTCATCCAGCGGTTCACGCAACGCCTCAACCACGGCATCCCGGTGGGATTCGACATCCGGTTGCCGACGATCAGGTTCGCGCCGGTCTTTGCCGCCGCGGCCAGAAACGACGGGATATCCTCGGGCGCGTGTTGCCCGTCGCCGTCCATGGACAGCGCCCAGGCGAAACCCCGGTCGCGGGCGCGCGCCCAGCCGGCTGCCAGCGCCGCCCCTTTCCCGCGGCGCCGCTCGTGACGCACCACGTCCGCCCCGGCGCGGGCGGCCAGCTCCGCCGTCCCGTCGCTCGAACCGTCGTCCACGACAATCACCGCGGACAGGAACCTGTGCGCTTCGGTGATGAGCGGTTCGATGGTGGCCGCCTCGTTGAGGCACGGAACGACGACGGCGCACTGCGAGGGCCAATCCATCGCCAAACGCTAGGGAAATCTATTCCGCGGCCAAGACAAATCTTAACAGAAGCACAGCGCGGCCTGGGGATCGACGTCCTTTGGTTCTATGATGAACCTTTGCAACGTCCGCGCGGGCGCCCGAGGATGCCCCAGTGGCCGGCTTCACCGGAGTTACTGGGCGCGATAGAAACGGCGATAGACTCGTGTGGACATTCGGGCCGAAATGGGGGATAAGGTCCATGTGTTTGCTTTCCTTTCAAGGTTTGGGTTAACGACCCAACCCTGTGGCTCGGCCATCGCCAGCCAGAGTGACTGGACGAGTAGCTCATGACCTACACAATCCATTCAGGCTTTGCCAAGCAGTTCGATGCCGTTTCGGATCGGTTTCGCCGCTGGCCTGTTATTCGCAGTGTTTGTCGAGTGTTGCTGCGACTCCTCCTGTTACCCGCTTACTTTGGCCTCTTGCTCGCACCTGCTGGTTTTTTCTCGTTACCGTTCCAGATTCTGAACGGGGTAAAAGCGGCGCCTCCATCGATACAATATTGGACCGTAGCCGGGTTCACGTGTGCTGGTCTCCTGTATTGCCTCTACCGTTTGAGCAGGCGCATGATTTGGGAACTTCGACAGCACGTCTTCGATTTGGAATCCGTGGTGGGCTTCGCGGGGTTCCTTTTGTCGGCGGCATTCACAGCGTATATCCTCCCGGTCGGCTGGGACCACTATTGAGATGGCAACATCGTCCAACAACGCGCGAGAGTGTTTGAAAACTCCGTCAGATAGTAGAACGTTTATGAAAACATATCGCATTCTCGGAGTTCTTTGGTTGGTTGCTGATTGTGTTGGCACAGTTACCATCATCAGGACGCTCCTATTGCCTGCACCAATGGAGACACGAGCGGTGTATTATTGCACTCTTGGTTTCATCTTGCTGCTGGATTTGGCTGGCGTCGTGGCGAGCATATCTTTGATTCGTGGAGCCAGATGGGCGCGATGGTTTCTTGGTGTGTGTGCCGTTCTATTTGTTTTGGGTTCCACTGCGGAGGTTCTTGAGTTTAGGTCATTTTCCGTGTTGACCGGCG
This region includes:
- a CDS encoding NADH-quinone oxidoreductase subunit C; amino-acid sequence: MENLDQIKSRIESAVSGARIEIVRNDSPSAQHSLLVDNDHAVAIAGFLRGDPQLQFDYCSNVTGVDWPDAETSEKVKVKKVVDGVEKEVEEVKKTIRPGFLEAVYHLYSMELKHGPVILRLRTENRTDKNHLPSLTPIWRGAEFQEREIFDLFGIIFGGHPDLRRILMWDEYKDHPMRKDYVEPDDYEYEPTPHDEVLEKTKRHHPEGATT
- a CDS encoding NADH-quinone oxidoreductase subunit D, whose translation is MGPQHPSTHGVFRMNVVLDGERVVKLKPVFGYLHRNHEKIAENTSYLGSMPYTDRLDYFCSLTNNWAYAMAVEKLAGLQPPERAEYIRVITAELTRLQNHTCLVGFLMQDMGASGTPLMYAFREREKILDLFESLTGARMMCNYMRFGGCRCDLPPGWIEGARQVADEYPRFLDEFERLLSENEILLARTQGVGVLPRELAVNSSVTGPMLRASGVNYDIRKVDKYGIYDRFSFRVPLGEQGDTFDRYMIRLLEMRESLKILRAALDDIPPGPIMDPKVKIRGFRPKPGEAYGRIEAPKGELGFYLISDGSPNPYRYRVRPPSLINLTILEDMCLGHIVADVVVILGSVDIVLGEVDR
- a CDS encoding GxxExxY protein: MRKPGRQEAENGLGTRRVDRENNRSGNRSESAVRAGFIESIYENALVFESHKRGLRFEQQREMPVLYDAKAEIGKDRLDLFVEREIVVDLKAISELLDIHFAVVKSQLRVAKRKHGPLLIFAKMKLEAKRVIVE
- a CDS encoding SDR family oxidoreductase, producing MKKVVITGVTRGLGRAMAEEFIRLGHTVFGCGRSEQTIQELNDKFGPPHGFSVLDVVSDSDMDVWAAGTVGSAGAPDLLINNAALINRNAALWRVPAGEFDRVIDVNIKGVVNVIRHFIPAMIKRGEGVIVNFSSGWGRSTDAEVAPYCATKWAIEGLTQALAQELPAGMAAIPLNPGIINTDMLQSCFGGSASAYPTADRWAKKAVPFLLGLGPKHNGQSLTAP
- a CDS encoding glycosyltransferase family 2 protein; its protein translation is MDWPSQCAVVVPCLNEAATIEPLITEAHRFLSAVIVVDDGSSDGTAELAARAGADVVRHERRRGKGAALAAGWARARDRGFAWALSMDGDGQHAPEDIPSFLAAAAKTGANLIVGNRMSNPTGMPWLRRCVNRWMSERISRLTGQGLPDTQCGFRLMRLDAWAQVHLRADHFEIESELLCKFIAAGHAVEFVPVRVIYRNEQSKIRPVRDTHRWFRWWWQTRGWHKTRVLDKPLEKQA
- a CDS encoding NADH-quinone oxidoreductase subunit B, translated to MDEGLRSELQKQGVFTTTLEELYNWGRKNSVWPLQFGLACCAIEMIATTMARYDLARFGAEVFRPSPRQADLMIVAGTVTKKMAPQVVRLYNQMPEPKYVIAMGACAISGGPFKQGYNVLKGIDRYIPVDVHIPGCPPRPEALIHAFMTLQKKIDGQKLTGDGRPRHLDASAPSEFPVPQFGEHDLVPPKNPDVWRPPELARG
- a CDS encoding NADH-quinone oxidoreductase subunit A, yielding MNTVEYSPYLLVAVFAVAAVLFALVPLGLARLWAKKFSPQKPGADKNAIYECGLESKGDAWVQFKSEYYLYAIVFLIFDVETIFLLPFAVAFKTLSVGAFVAMMIFLLLLVEGLVWAWRKGVLTWK
- a CDS encoding 4Fe-4S dicluster domain-containing protein, translated to MFGEGIIKGLVETARNFAGSYVEEDRLTTVQYPEERVPASAAARNFPFLVFDGDDPHAGLRCVACQICEKECPPQCIYIEKSRDKKPDYVGKPQFYPAVFDIDVSVCMSCQICVEVCPFEAIKMDTDFELSNTDRFGGLLLDKHRLARPNEHYRKIHPSEAAEVDARLAAEKIKAEAKAKADAEAKARVAAAKATAAPTTQPAPGPKT